A window of Longispora fulva contains these coding sequences:
- a CDS encoding cytochrome P450 family protein produces the protein MTTANADLFTPAFQSDPHPVYARLRTDEPVRLVTLPGGNQAWLVTRYEDARRALADPRLCKSGVLAPTGPNTLIDPSVVEAMSKHMLTADPPDHTRLRRLVSAAFTNRRVELLRPRVQEITDGLLDAMAGRDELDLIDAFAFPLPIQVICELLGVPAEDRESFREWSDTIVSGVSAGERLPWAFASMLEYLRAMLARKRVEPADDLVSALIAVSEEGDALTENELTSTVFLLLIAGHETTVNLIGNAAYVLLSQRERWAELRADPELLPGAIEEFLRFESPVETATFRVAVEDVELGGTTIPAGAAVLIGLLSGNRDDRRFADPDQFDPARRDNAHLAFGHGIHYCLGAPLARLEARIALGSLLDRFGDLRLAVDPAEVLWRPGVLMRGLTALPVTGLR, from the coding sequence GTGACGACTGCCAATGCCGATCTGTTCACGCCCGCTTTCCAGTCCGACCCGCACCCGGTGTACGCGAGGCTGCGCACCGACGAGCCCGTGCGCCTGGTGACGCTCCCGGGTGGGAACCAGGCCTGGCTGGTCACCCGCTACGAGGACGCCCGCCGGGCCCTGGCAGACCCGCGGCTGTGCAAGAGTGGCGTCCTCGCCCCGACCGGGCCGAACACCCTGATCGATCCGTCGGTGGTGGAGGCGATGAGCAAGCACATGCTCACCGCCGACCCGCCGGACCACACCCGGCTGCGCCGCCTGGTGTCGGCGGCGTTCACGAACCGCCGGGTCGAGCTGCTGCGGCCCCGGGTGCAGGAGATCACGGACGGGCTGCTCGACGCGATGGCCGGCCGCGACGAGCTGGACCTGATCGACGCGTTCGCGTTCCCGCTGCCCATCCAGGTGATCTGCGAGCTGCTCGGGGTGCCGGCGGAGGACCGGGAGTCGTTCCGCGAGTGGTCGGACACGATCGTCAGCGGCGTCTCGGCCGGCGAGCGGCTGCCGTGGGCGTTCGCGTCGATGCTGGAGTACCTGCGCGCGATGCTGGCCCGCAAGCGGGTCGAGCCGGCCGACGACCTGGTCTCGGCGCTGATCGCGGTGAGCGAGGAGGGCGACGCGCTCACGGAGAACGAGCTGACGTCCACGGTGTTCCTGCTGCTCATTGCCGGGCACGAGACGACCGTCAACCTGATCGGCAACGCCGCCTACGTGCTGCTGTCGCAGCGGGAGCGGTGGGCGGAGCTGCGGGCCGACCCGGAGCTGCTGCCGGGCGCGATCGAGGAGTTCCTGCGGTTCGAGAGCCCGGTGGAGACCGCGACGTTCCGGGTGGCCGTCGAGGACGTCGAGCTGGGTGGCACCACCATCCCGGCCGGGGCCGCGGTGCTGATCGGGCTGCTGTCCGGCAACCGGGACGACCGCAGATTCGCCGACCCCGACCAGTTCGACCCGGCGCGCCGGGACAACGCGCACCTGGCGTTCGGGCACGGCATCCACTACTGCCTGGGGGCGCCCCTGGCCCGGCTGGAGGCCCGGATCGCGCTCGGTTCGCTGCTGGACAGGTTCGGCGACCTGCGCCTGGCTGTCGACCCGGCCGAGGTGCTGTGGCGGCCGGGGGTCCTGATGCGCGGGCTGACCGCCCTGCCGGTCACCGGGCTTCGCTGA
- a CDS encoding VOC family protein: MDVAAVTHILVVTDPARSADWWTTTLGATVFRGYGSSVVLDLRGTWLLLVTGGGPTADKPGVTFAPPAEPDRVGHALTLRVTDCRAAYEELRGKGVEFLTPPHDWGAEIRCFLRDPDGHLVELSEAR, encoded by the coding sequence ATGGACGTCGCCGCCGTCACCCACATCCTCGTCGTCACCGATCCGGCCCGGTCCGCCGACTGGTGGACGACCACCCTGGGCGCCACGGTGTTCCGCGGCTACGGGTCCAGCGTGGTCCTCGACCTGCGCGGCACCTGGCTGCTCCTCGTCACCGGCGGCGGCCCCACCGCGGACAAGCCCGGGGTGACCTTCGCGCCGCCGGCCGAGCCCGACCGGGTCGGCCACGCGCTGACACTGCGCGTGACCGACTGCCGGGCCGCGTACGAGGAGCTGCGGGGCAAGGGAGTCGAGTTCCTCACCCCGCCCCACGACTGGGGCGCGGAGATCCGCTGCTTCCTCCGCGACCCCGACGGGCACCTGGTCGAACTCAGCGAAGCCCGGTGA
- a CDS encoding saccharopine dehydrogenase family protein, with protein sequence MTNWMVYGANGYTGELVARLAVARGERPVLAGRSAAPVARLAAELGLEHVVFDLADAARHLADVAVVAHCAGPFQDTAAPMVDACLATGTHYLDITGEIAVFETVFARHDEAVAAGVALLPGAGFDVVPTDCLAAMLHARLPGATSLELAFMAGGGFSRGTARTALAGGGRLWRRVAGRLVPVTGADATRSVPLPSGPRTVSAIPWGDLATAYRSTGIPNITTYTVLPGGAGLGPGLLRLPGARAVADRLVRSTMSGPSAATRASTRTEVWGEVSAPDGSTVSDTLVTPNPYDLTADAVLRAVPRMAGLAAGAYTPATAFGAGFVLELDGVRLGSTSG encoded by the coding sequence GTGACGAACTGGATGGTCTACGGCGCGAACGGCTACACCGGCGAACTCGTCGCCCGGCTCGCGGTCGCGCGGGGCGAGCGCCCCGTCCTCGCCGGCCGCTCGGCGGCGCCGGTCGCGCGCCTGGCCGCAGAGCTCGGCCTGGAGCACGTCGTGTTCGACCTGGCCGACGCCGCCCGGCACCTCGCGGACGTCGCCGTCGTGGCGCACTGCGCCGGCCCGTTCCAGGACACCGCCGCCCCGATGGTCGACGCGTGCCTGGCCACCGGCACGCACTACCTGGACATCACCGGTGAGATCGCCGTGTTCGAGACCGTCTTCGCCCGGCACGACGAGGCCGTGGCCGCCGGGGTGGCGCTGCTGCCCGGAGCCGGGTTCGACGTCGTGCCCACCGACTGCCTCGCCGCGATGCTGCACGCCCGGCTGCCCGGGGCGACCAGCCTGGAGCTGGCGTTCATGGCCGGCGGCGGCTTCAGCCGCGGCACCGCGCGCACCGCGCTCGCCGGGGGCGGGCGGCTGTGGCGACGGGTGGCCGGCCGGCTGGTCCCGGTCACCGGCGCGGACGCGACCCGGAGCGTGCCGCTGCCCTCGGGGCCGCGCACCGTGTCGGCGATCCCGTGGGGCGACCTCGCCACCGCGTACCGCAGCACCGGCATCCCCAACATCACCACGTACACCGTGCTGCCCGGCGGGGCGGGACTCGGCCCCGGACTGCTGCGGCTGCCGGGGGCCCGGGCCGTCGCCGACCGGCTCGTGCGGTCCACGATGTCCGGGCCGTCGGCGGCCACCCGGGCCAGCACCAGGACCGAGGTGTGGGGCGAGGTGTCCGCCCCCGACGGCTCGACGGTGTCGGACACTCTGGTCACCCCGAACCCGTACGACCTGACGGCCGACGCCGTGCTGCGGGCCGTGCCCAGGATGGCGGGACTGGCGGCCGGGGCGTACACGCCGGCGACGGCGTTCGGCGCGGGGTTCGTCCTGGAACTCGACGGGGTCCGGCTCGGCTCGACGTCGGGCTGA
- a CDS encoding UbiA family prenyltransferase, protein MSPLIRACHPEPTLAVTLVTALLAVNVGLSWSGVAAVAVAMLASQLSVGWGNDWLDADRDARVGRTDKPVAAGQVSRRTVGVAALVAGVATVPLALLSGWRAGVVLTVALVSAWSYNWPLKRTVLSPVPYLVSFAALPAFVVSALPATPPWWLMTAGALLGFGAHFANALPDLADDAATGVRGLPHRLGAAGSRVLAALGLFAASAVLAFGPPGPPTWFGWAVTATAAVVLSIGLYAGRAPGSRAAFRAVLVVALADVVLLLVS, encoded by the coding sequence GTGTCTCCTCTGATCAGGGCCTGCCACCCCGAGCCCACCCTCGCGGTCACGCTGGTCACGGCCCTGTTGGCGGTGAACGTCGGGCTGTCGTGGTCCGGCGTGGCGGCCGTCGCCGTGGCGATGCTCGCCAGTCAGCTGTCCGTCGGCTGGGGCAACGACTGGCTCGACGCGGACCGCGACGCCCGGGTCGGCCGGACCGACAAGCCCGTCGCGGCCGGGCAGGTGTCCCGGCGGACCGTCGGGGTGGCCGCGCTGGTCGCCGGGGTCGCGACCGTGCCACTCGCGCTGCTGTCGGGGTGGCGGGCCGGGGTCGTGCTGACCGTCGCGCTGGTGTCGGCGTGGTCGTACAACTGGCCGCTGAAGCGTACCGTCCTGTCGCCCGTGCCGTACCTGGTGTCGTTCGCGGCGTTGCCGGCGTTCGTGGTGTCCGCGCTGCCGGCGACGCCGCCGTGGTGGCTGATGACAGCCGGCGCGCTGCTCGGATTCGGGGCGCACTTCGCCAACGCGCTGCCCGACCTCGCCGACGACGCGGCGACCGGGGTGCGCGGGCTGCCGCACCGGCTCGGGGCGGCCGGGAGCCGGGTGCTGGCGGCGCTGGGGCTGTTCGCGGCGTCGGCGGTGCTGGCGTTCGGGCCGCCCGGGCCGCCGACGTGGTTCGGGTGGGCGGTGACCGCCACCGCCGCCGTGGTGCTGTCCATCGGGTTGTACGCCGGGCGCGCCCCCGGATCGCGCGCGGCCTTCCGGGCGGTGCTCGTGGTGGCGCTGGCGGATGTGGTCCTGTTGCTGGTGTCGTAG
- a CDS encoding methyltransferase domain-containing protein: MRRPPNDLGLYDDLADEWWDPAGAFAMLHWLAAARARLVPPATRSGAVLLDLGCGGGLLAPHVAGKGYRHVGVDLVPSALGHATRHGVDAVRADVSALPVRSGRADVVSAGEILEHVTDLEATVAEACRALRSGGLLVLDTLADTALCRLVAITLAERVGGAPRGVHDPALLVDPARLVALCAEHGVELEVRGIRPSLTGLARRAAGHPGPVPMVPTFTTAVLYQGKGVKW; the protein is encoded by the coding sequence GTGCGTCGCCCCCCGAACGACCTCGGACTCTACGACGACCTCGCCGACGAGTGGTGGGACCCCGCCGGGGCGTTCGCCATGCTGCACTGGCTCGCCGCCGCCCGGGCCCGGCTCGTCCCGCCGGCGACCCGCTCCGGCGCGGTCCTCCTCGACCTCGGCTGTGGCGGCGGCCTGCTCGCCCCGCACGTGGCGGGCAAGGGCTACCGGCACGTCGGTGTCGACCTGGTGCCCAGCGCCCTCGGCCACGCCACCCGGCACGGCGTCGACGCGGTCCGCGCCGACGTGTCCGCGCTGCCGGTCCGTTCCGGCCGCGCCGACGTGGTCAGCGCGGGGGAGATCCTCGAACACGTCACCGACCTGGAGGCCACGGTCGCCGAGGCCTGCCGCGCGCTGCGTTCCGGCGGGCTGCTCGTCCTGGACACCCTCGCCGACACGGCGCTGTGCCGGCTGGTCGCGATCACCCTCGCCGAGCGGGTCGGCGGCGCGCCGCGCGGCGTGCACGACCCGGCGCTGCTGGTCGACCCGGCCCGGCTCGTCGCGCTGTGCGCCGAACACGGGGTCGAGCTGGAGGTGCGCGGCATCCGCCCGTCGCTGACCGGCCTCGCCCGCCGCGCCGCCGGCCACCCGGGCCCGGTGCCCATGGTCCCCACGTTCACGACGGCCGTCTTGTACCAGGGAAAGGGAGTGAAGTGGTGA